From Algoriphagus sp. NG3, the proteins below share one genomic window:
- the rlmN gene encoding 23S rRNA (adenine(2503)-C(2))-methyltransferase RlmN, whose amino-acid sequence MEAIQKKDIRKLSLAQLEEFFLAHGEKKFRAKQVYEWLWNKSLKNFDEMSNISLSTREMLKTHFEINHILVDLMQHSTDGTIKNAVKLYDNKIVESVLIPTTKRITACVSSQVGCSLDCNFCATARLKRMRNLNPDEIYDQVVAIKDEAETYFQRPLTNIVFMGMGEPLLNYANVLEAIDKITSPEGLGMAPRRITVSTVGVTKMIRKLADDEVRFNLAVSLHSAINETRSRLMPINDSNPVEELGESLKYWYEKTKRKVTYEYVIWDGINDDERHARALAKFCKIIPSKVNLIQYNPIDEGEFRQAKQEAVDMYVRILESQGIIAKVRKSRGQDIDAACGQLANKNEVAELNID is encoded by the coding sequence ATGGAAGCAATTCAGAAAAAAGACATCCGTAAACTATCTCTGGCGCAGTTGGAAGAATTCTTTTTGGCGCATGGGGAAAAGAAATTCCGCGCCAAGCAGGTGTATGAATGGCTCTGGAACAAGTCTCTGAAAAACTTCGATGAGATGAGCAATATTTCCCTGAGTACCCGGGAAATGCTCAAAACGCATTTTGAGATCAACCATATTCTGGTGGATCTGATGCAGCATTCTACTGATGGTACGATCAAGAATGCGGTAAAGCTCTATGACAACAAAATCGTGGAATCTGTATTGATCCCTACGACTAAGCGGATTACTGCCTGTGTTTCATCGCAGGTAGGCTGCAGTCTGGACTGTAATTTCTGCGCCACAGCACGGCTGAAGCGCATGCGGAATCTGAATCCTGATGAAATCTATGATCAGGTAGTAGCCATCAAAGATGAAGCGGAAACGTACTTCCAACGACCTTTGACGAATATCGTGTTTATGGGCATGGGTGAGCCTCTGCTAAACTATGCGAATGTCCTGGAAGCGATAGATAAAATCACCTCTCCAGAAGGACTGGGCATGGCACCTAGAAGAATTACTGTATCTACCGTAGGAGTGACCAAAATGATCCGCAAGCTTGCCGATGATGAAGTCCGATTCAATCTGGCCGTATCTCTACACTCCGCGATCAATGAGACCCGCTCCCGCCTGATGCCAATCAATGACAGCAATCCCGTAGAGGAATTGGGCGAGTCCCTGAAATACTGGTATGAGAAGACCAAGCGTAAAGTCACCTATGAATATGTGATCTGGGATGGAATAAATGATGATGAGCGACATGCACGGGCGTTGGCAAAATTCTGCAAGATCATCCCATCGAAAGTCAATCTGATCCAGTACAATCCTATCGACGAGGGGGAATTCCGTCAGGCAAAGCAGGAAGCTGTGGACATGTACGTGAGGATCCTGGAATCCCAGGGAATCATCGCCAAAGTGAGAAAATCCCGTGGCCAGGACATAGATGCTGCCTGTGGACAATTGGCAAACAAAAATGAGGTGGCAGAGCTGAATATAGATTAA
- a CDS encoding outer membrane beta-barrel protein, whose protein sequence is MQKALLIFFFTFMLSMVAVAQTQDQGNARFHGYGTYGLQYHNFGVGAGLEYFFVDKFAFMPSFTFVFPPVGNESNFSADLRYYLSEGPSQLYFMAGYSQTWQNTQPDGVGTRRNNKGANMGVGAYIRITEGIGLSTEFRFQSPYPREVGFRVGFAIPL, encoded by the coding sequence ATGCAAAAGGCTTTATTGATATTTTTTTTCACCTTCATGCTTTCTATGGTGGCGGTAGCACAAACCCAAGATCAGGGTAATGCAAGATTTCACGGATATGGCACCTATGGTCTGCAATATCATAATTTTGGAGTAGGTGCTGGCCTGGAATATTTCTTTGTGGACAAATTTGCCTTTATGCCAAGCTTCACTTTTGTTTTTCCTCCGGTAGGAAATGAAAGTAATTTCAGTGCTGATTTACGGTATTATCTATCTGAGGGCCCATCCCAACTCTATTTTATGGCAGGTTATAGTCAGACTTGGCAAAACACTCAGCCAGATGGGGTAGGTACACGAAGAAATAATAAAGGGGCAAATATGGGCGTAGGGGCTTATATTCGGATCACTGAAGGAATAGGACTGAGTACTGAGTTTCGTTTCCAAAGTCCGTATCCAAGAGAAGTCGGGTTCAGGGTAGGATTTGCGATACCATTGTAA
- a CDS encoding rhomboid family intramembrane serine protease, giving the protein MYGNFWENLRNAFKHSDNSLYKLIAINLIVFFVVLVVRVLMTIGGLGGVYSTLLSYLMMPASLPRLAVQPWSIFTYMFLHEGIFHILFNMLFLYWFGQLIHQFLGSRKLANLYILGGLAGALFYVIIYNLAPYFSQSINSSLMLGASAGVFAIVVGAATLSPNTTFFLILLGPVKIKYIAIFYVVLSFANSAGANAGGELAHLGGALIGYLYIVQLRKGIDWGLPVQKVGIFFEDLFSRKKSKVKVSYRKAKTGSGGFSPFKKSSKSTPAQVASDDATQEEIDKILDKIADRGYEALNKEEKRKLFEFSKK; this is encoded by the coding sequence ATGTACGGTAACTTTTGGGAAAACCTTCGGAACGCTTTTAAGCATAGTGACAATAGCCTTTACAAGCTGATTGCCATTAATCTTATCGTGTTTTTTGTGGTATTGGTAGTACGGGTGCTTATGACCATCGGTGGATTGGGGGGAGTGTATTCTACCCTATTATCCTATTTGATGATGCCTGCATCATTACCAAGGTTGGCGGTGCAGCCTTGGAGTATTTTTACTTATATGTTCTTGCACGAAGGGATATTTCATATTCTCTTCAATATGCTCTTTCTCTATTGGTTTGGACAGCTGATCCACCAGTTTCTGGGAAGCAGGAAGCTAGCTAACCTCTATATTCTCGGAGGCTTGGCTGGAGCATTATTTTATGTTATCATTTATAATCTGGCGCCGTACTTCAGTCAATCCATTAATAGTTCTTTGATGCTGGGGGCAAGTGCCGGAGTTTTTGCTATTGTAGTCGGTGCGGCTACCCTTAGCCCAAATACTACTTTTTTCCTGATTTTACTTGGGCCTGTTAAAATCAAGTATATAGCCATTTTCTACGTTGTTTTGTCTTTTGCGAATTCAGCTGGAGCGAATGCCGGCGGGGAATTGGCACATCTGGGAGGAGCTCTTATTGGTTATTTATATATCGTTCAGCTTCGCAAAGGAATTGATTGGGGATTGCCAGTGCAAAAAGTCGGGATATTCTTCGAAGACCTCTTTTCCAGAAAAAAAAGTAAAGTGAAAGTATCCTATCGTAAAGCGAAAACAGGTAGTGGGGGATTTTCTCCATTCAAAAAGTCCTCAAAATCCACACCTGCCCAAGTTGCTTCCGATGACGCTACTCAAGAGGAAATCGATAAGATTCTGGACAAAATAGCCGATCGGGGCTACGAAGCTTTGAATAAGGAAGAGAAACGGAAATTGTTTGAGTTTTCGAAGAAGTAG
- a CDS encoding rhomboid family intramembrane serine protease, whose product MFRNITPVVQNLLIINIGLLIVSGFIFPQLTDWFALYYIHSPYFKPFQFLTYMFMHADFWHLFGNMFGLLIFGPLLEQFLGPKKLLILWMVCGIGAGVLYSGYTAYRMNKLEAKVAVFQNNPDPDVFNKLVLENRGFFKRSVFDFVDDYSRNPDDPNLIAQASQTLNAILDAQANIPMVGASGALFGVLIAFAMLFPNTQLFLLFPPMPVKAKYLVLFYSLYTIYNVLVNNPLDNVAHFAHLSGLVIGGVLVYFWKKDRKTFY is encoded by the coding sequence ATGTTTAGAAATATTACACCGGTAGTTCAAAATCTACTAATCATCAACATTGGGCTACTTATCGTGTCCGGTTTTATCTTTCCTCAGTTGACCGATTGGTTTGCGCTTTACTACATCCATAGCCCCTATTTCAAGCCATTTCAGTTTCTGACGTATATGTTTATGCATGCTGATTTCTGGCATTTGTTCGGCAATATGTTTGGATTGTTGATTTTCGGGCCATTGCTGGAACAGTTTTTAGGCCCAAAGAAACTGTTGATACTTTGGATGGTTTGTGGCATAGGAGCAGGGGTGCTGTATTCAGGATACACGGCATACAGGATGAATAAGCTGGAGGCAAAAGTAGCTGTATTCCAAAATAACCCTGATCCTGATGTGTTCAATAAGCTGGTTCTGGAAAACCGGGGATTCTTTAAACGATCAGTATTTGATTTTGTAGATGACTATAGCCGTAACCCTGATGATCCTAATTTAATTGCACAGGCTTCCCAGACATTAAATGCAATACTCGATGCTCAGGCAAATATTCCTATGGTCGGTGCATCGGGTGCCCTTTTCGGAGTTTTGATTGCTTTTGCCATGCTTTTCCCGAACACCCAATTATTTTTGCTGTTTCCGCCGATGCCGGTGAAGGCAAAATATTTGGTGCTTTTCTATAGCCTTTACACTATATATAACGTATTGGTGAATAATCCGCTCGACAACGTAGCACACTTTGCCCACCTCAGCGGACTTGTTATTGGCGGGGTGTTGGTGTACTTCTGGAAAAAAGACAGGAAAACTTTCTATTAA